TATGGTTGAAAGAGAATATAAAGTGATTGATGAAGCAGGATTACATGCAAGACCTGTTTCAATCATGGTTGAAAAAGCGAGTAATTTTGACAATAATATTTATTTAATGTATGAGGATAAAAAAGTAACTTTAAAATCGATTATGCTGGTCATGTCATTAGGGATTGCGCAAGGCTCAACATTTAAAATAGGGGTAGAAGGAAAACATGCCAATGAAGTTTTAGATGCTTTAGAAG
This DNA window, taken from Methanocalculus natronophilus, encodes the following:
- a CDS encoding HPr family phosphocarrier protein, yielding MVEREYKVIDEAGLHARPVSIMVEKASNFDNNIYLMYEDKKVTLKSIMLVMSLGIAQGSTFKIGVEGKHANEVLDALE